In the genome of Campylobacter concisus, the window TCTTGTCAAAAATTAGAGCTTTATTTTTTGCTATTGAGTTTGTTATTAGCGTTGTTCTAGTCGTCTTTTTTATGTGGCTATTTAATGATAAAAATAGAGCCATAAGAAAATTTTGGGGAAGATCGCAAAGGTTTTTTGGTGGATATAAACTTGAAGTGATAGGCAATTTTAGTGATGAGGCAAATATCTTACTTATAAACCACCAAAGCATGCTTGATATCATCGTCATCGAAGAGCTTCACCCAAAAAATGTCTGCTGGATCGCAAAGGCACAGATCGGTAAAATTCCTATAATTGGTAAAATTTTAAGCTTGCCAAAAATGATAGCGGTTGAGCGTGAAAATAAACATTCACTAATAAAGCTTTTAAGTGAAGCAAAAGATAGGGTTGAAAATGGTCGCGTTTTAGCCATATTTCCCGAAGGAACTAGATCTCAAACTAATAAGCTTTTACCTTTTAAGGGCGGTGCAAAACTATTAGTTGAAAAGCTAAATTTAAAAGTTCAGCCTATCGTTATTGTAGGAAGCGATGCGATGAAAGTAAAAGAATTTAGCTTTAAAAAAGCAGATATCAAGCTCTTTTGTCTTGATTTAGTCGATACTTCAAAAGACAACTGGCTAGAGACGACTAGAGAGAGTATGCAAAAAGTCCTAAACGAAAATAGAAAATAAATTTGGCTTTACAAATTTACAAAGCCCCCCTGCTCTATATCATTATCTATAAAAATTTGATTTTATATACTAGAAATTTTTATCAACAAATTTAAAAAGGTCTAGCGGGAGCTAGACCTAAAAATATTAGCTTAAGAGGTAAGCTTTCAAGTCCTAAAGACACTAAGTTTTGAATTTAATGCATCTGTCATCTTGTTTAGATGTTCTGCTGCTGAAGCTATCTCTTCGACACTTCTAGCATTTTCAGATGAAATTTGGTTGATATTTGAGATGCCTTCCATGATTTCATTTACATTTTTGCCAGTTGCTATGTAGTCTTGCATAGTCTTATCAGACATTGCTATAGCGTTATTCATTGTCTCACTCATAACATTTATAGTTTTTTCAACGTCGCTTGCCACGTGAGTTAGCTCTTGGATCTGTTTAGAGTTGATACCCATTTGCTCACTGCTATCATTGATCGCTTGAACGATGACATTGATAGTTGCATTTATCTCAGTTAAACTCTTTTGAGTCCTCTCAGCTAGCTGTCTAACTTCATCAGCAACAACGGCAAAGCCACGTCCATGCTCACCTGCTCTTGCAGCCTCAATAGCGGCATTAAGTGCAAGTAAATTTGTTTGATCAGCTATATCATTGATAACAACAAGGACTGATTTTACCTGCTCGGCATCACGGCTAAGCTGATCGATCTTATCAGCCATTTGATTTTCTACATTAGCAGAATCAATAATCTGAGCTGATAGCGATCTTATAGCTTCAGTTGCCGTTTTTATATGCGTGCTTGCTTTTTGAAGATCGTCTTTGCCAGCTTGAGCTACCGCTAAAGATTCTTTCATATTTTCTTGCATTACTTTACATCTTTGATTTGTCTCTTCTACTATTTCGGTTGATTTTTCTACACGTTTACCTGTCTGAAGAGATGTAGAACTAAGCTCATTTGCAACAGAGCTATTTTCACTTGAAAGGTGCTTTGTATCACTTATTAATATTCTTATTCTTTCAATAAAATCATTTATATCTTTACTTATCTTAGCTATCTCGTCTTTACCATAAATAGGAATTTTAATTGTAAAATCAGATGTTATCGCATTTAAATTTGTTCCTAGTCTATCAATAGGATTTGCAACCATCTTCTTAAGCAAGAACATCGAAACGGCTATCAAAAGTAAGGTAACTATGATGCTTGCTATGATGAAATTTTTACTAACTACTTTTAGTGGTGTTAAAAAATCATCAGTAACAGCTGAACCTAAAACCATCCAGTCTAGTTTATCAAATGACTCAAAAGCAACTATGCAGTCAACCCCATCAATTATAATAGGCTCAATACCCTTTCCTTTTTTAACAATATTATCCATAGTAGTTTTTAATTCACTACTTAGCTCTTGATTTGCCTTGGTTGGATGAAAGTCAAATTTACCAGTTTTAGTATTGTAAAGAGAAAAATATCCATGCTTACCAAGTTTCATCTCAGAAAAAGTCTTTTTCATATTGTTTAATCCCTCGGTAGGATCATAACCAACAAATAAAATTCCTATTACCTCGTTATTTTCAATAATAGGATCATAAATACTCATATAGTTGCGTCCAAATAAATTTACAACGCCTATATACCTCTCTTTATTCATGATATTTTTATAGGCTTGACCGTTTTTGTCAATCATTGTACCAACAGCTCTACTGCCATCAGCCTTCGTCACCGATGTACTAACTCTTAAAAAATTATCACCAGATTTTGCAAAAATCGTTGAAATTCCGCCTTTTGTAGCGTTATTAAATTTATCTAGAATATCGTAGTTATTGTTTAAAATACCATTTTGAGATATTAGTTCTATCGCTTCGTATTTACCAGTCTTACTCATCTGATGATTAGTTGAAATTTTTCCAATCATCTCTTTAAAAACACTCATTATTAGCTCTGCACTACTTACATTATCTTTTTCAAATAATTTAACAGTATTCATAGCAAGCTGGACGTTTTGTTCTACTGTCGTAAGCACACCATCTTTTATCTCACGCTCTAAAATATTTGATGTATATACGACAAAACATATCATAGATACTGCTAAAACCGTAGCAATCGTTGCTGAAACTTTTACCAAAATGCTTCGTAAATTCATTTTGTCTCCTTTTTCCAAAAATTTTAGCCTTAATTATAGCACTATTTTAAATAAACTTTATACAAGAATGCATAATTAATAATAATTAATAAATTATCGTTATTATTTTATTCATAAACTGTAACTTTTTTGAAATCATTTTAAAAAATTAATTTAAAAACCTTGATAGTAATGCTATCAAGGTTAAGTATATTTTTATCACTTTGTGTTATAATTTGCCAAAAATTTTAAAACAAGGAAAAGAAAAATGGCAGATAAATTTGAATTTCAAACCGAGGTCAATGACCTTTTAAATTTGATGATCCACTCTCTTTACTCAAACAAAGAGATATTTTTAAGAGAGCTCATCTCAAACTCAAATGACGCTCTTGATAAGCTAAACTACCTTTGCTTGACTAATGAAAAGTATAAAAGCTTAAGCTATACTCCAAGGATCGACATCAAAGTAGATGATAAGGCTAAGACTTTAACCATTAGCGATAATGGTATCGGTATGGATAAAGATGAGCTCATCGCAAATTTAGGTACCATCGCAAGAAGTGGCACAAAAGGTTTTATGAAAAATTTAAGCGGCGATGCTAAAAAAGATAGCTCGCTGATCGGTCAGTTTGGTGTTGGCTTTTACTCAGCATTTATGGTGGCAAACAAGATCGAGGTCATAAGCAAACGAGCACTTAGCGACAAAGCCTATAAATGGACATCTGATGCAAAAAGCTACGAGATAGAAGATGCTAAAAAAGATAGCTTTGGAACGGACATCATCTTACATTTAAATGACGATGAGTTTGCAAATTCTTGGCGTATCGAAGAGATAGTCAAGAAGTATTCAAATCACATTCCTTATCCTATATTTATGGATAAACAAAGCTATGTCGCTCCAAAAGAAGGCGAAAAAGAAGGCACATATGAGACTAAAAATGAGCAAATAAACAAGGCAAATGCGCTTTGGAGGCTAAACAAAGCTAGCCTTAAAGAGCAAGATTATAACGACTTTTATAAGCAAATTTCTCACGATAGCAGTGACCCGCTCCTTTACATCCACACAAAAGCTGAGGGTAAGATCGAGTACTCAACTCTATTTTATGCGCCAAGCACCGAGCCATTTGATCTATTTAGAGTTGATTACCAAAGTGGCGTGAAGCTCTATGTGAAAAGAGTTTTCATCACAGATGATGCAAAAGAACTCTTGCCGCCATATTTAAGATTTATCAAGGGTATCATTGATGTTGAGGACTTGCCACTAAATGTTAGCCGCGAAATTTTACAAGAAAATGCGATCATGCGAAGTGTCAAAGAGCAAAGCGTGAAAAAAATCTTAAGCGAGCTTGCAAAGTTAAAAGATAACGACCGCGAAAAATACATAAAATTTTACAAACTATTTGGCAAGGTTTTAAAAGAGGGGCTTTATGGATTTAACGCTGAAAAAGAGCAAATTTTAGATCTTTGCCTATTTAAAAGTTCAAAAAGAGACGGACTTATCAGCCTAAAAGAGTACAAAGAAGCGATGAAAGAGGATCAAAAGTCGATCTACTACATCAGCGGCAACAATGAAAATATGCTAAGAAATTCTCCGCTTCTTGAGAGTTTTAAGAAAAATGATATTGAGGTTCTTATTATGGATGAAGAGATCGATACGATCGTTATGCCAATGGTCAATGAATTTGACAAAACACCTCTAAAATCAGTCTCACACGCTGATATAAATGATGAGATCAAAAGCGGTGAGAAGGTCGATGAGAGCAAGGTTGCAAACACGCTTGTTCAAATGAAAGAAATTTTAAAAGATGAAGTCAAAGATGTAAGACTAAGCTCAAGACTCTCAAGCTCGGCTGCGGTGCTAATTTACGATAAAAACGATCCTGATTACGCTATGCAAGAGATGCTAAAACAAATGGGACAAGGCGTAAATGCTCCAAAAGTTAAACCGATCTTGGAGATCAACGCTGATCATGAAATCTTTGCAAAACTTGAGAAAAATGAGGCGATGGTTTATGACATCGCGCCTTTACTTCTTGATATGGCAAGGCTAAATGAGGGCATGAGCCTAGAAAATCCTGCTAAATTTTCAGAGCTATTAACGAAAGTCATGTTAAAAGCTATCTAAATTTATAAAGCCCAAGAGAAATTTTGGGCTTTACTCTTCTTTATAAAATTTAAATTTCTATAATAGATCGACCTGTACACCATCTTGGATCTCAAGAAAAACAGTGTGTCTTGTGTTTATTGTATTTCCATTGATAGTTTCTTGGCGATTAAATGTCGCTTTATAGACTTGATTTACTGCGTCACCATCGCTTGTGACATCTACTTTGTTATATATGTCACCTACAACACTATGTTTTCTATTTAGCGTAGCAACATCAGCTTTTGTAGCTTTTACAAAGTCATGTGTGAGCTGTACTAGGTCTTTGCTATCGCCTATGACTTTTAACACTGTATTTACACTCTCACTAGCTGCACTATTGCTTGCATCCCTTGTGTTTCTGCTATCAATAATATCAAAGACACCATCTGGGCTAAATTTTATAGATACCGCCTGATCGGCACTTCCTAGCTGGATCTTTTCAAAGTTATTTATCTTTTTAACGTTATCTAAATTTGAAAAATCCACATCATCAATAACTATCAGAGTGTCCACGCCGCCTCTGCCATCTATCATTCTACCCTTACTATAAACAAAAGCATCGTCTAGGTTGCCACCTTTTATATCACCCTCTTGTCTTAGATATACTAGATCGCCAAAATTTGATTCGCCGTATTTACTAGCGTCACTTAGCTCGTAAGAATTTGTAGTCCCTATCTTTTTTAAATGTCCATTTTGAATAAGTGCTTCAACGTAATTATTACTAAAGAGATGCGTGCCGCTACCTTGTGCTCCAACTAGCATAGATGAAGGATATGGATCTTGAGGGCCATAAGTGTTTGCTACACTTTTTGGAAGCATATATAAAGATAAGTTCATCTCACCAGTTCCGTCCATATACTCCATATCAAGTTTATAAAAACCAGCTTTATCAAATGTAAAATCCCTACTCCACCACTGGCCATTTTTACCATATGATGCTTCGGTAGCTGGGTTTATATATGTTGTTGGACTTCCAAATTTTTGTGTCGTTCCATTTATAGTAAGCTCTGCATAGTTATGTAAGTATGCTGCTCTTACAGAGTATATTCCAGGTGCACTTACATATATCCAGCCATTCATCTTCATAACAAGATCAGAACCAACAGGATTTGACTCACCAAGAGTATAGTTGCCGGGTCTACCTTTTAAAACACCATTTGCAAAGCCTATATTATCACCAGTACCAGCAGCAGTATCGACGCCATTTCTAAATTTCTTTGGTGCATATGGATTAGACGCATCGTATAAGGCACTATCTCCGTGTCTACCAACTCTAGCTAGGTCCTCCGCATGCATATTTCCTTGATTAGACAAAGTCTTATAGTGTGTTCCTGAAGCAAACTGCACAACATCATAGGTAGTAGAGGCACTTGGGGAATAAATTTCCATATAGTCTTTATAAATAGACTTACCTCCTCGCGTACTATAAACACCAGAATTATTACCAACTCTAGCTCTCCATGACGGATCTACGTAGTTGTAAAACCACATATCAGCATCAAGACCGCTGTTGCCAATAAATGTAACAGTGCTAATAGATACGTTTCCTGCGGCGTCAGAATTTTTTATCATAAAATTTGCCCCAGTGCTATTGGCTGATAGGGCAAAATTTTCAGAATAGCTATGTGTATTATCAAGAGACGAGCTTTTGTGAACAGAATTTAGCAAATCATAAAGATCAACTTTATTTATGGTATTTTTATTAAGAGTGTTATTGCCATTTGAGTCGGTTCCGATACTGCCTGAAATATCTACACTAGTAACATTAGACGTGGCATTTGGTGTTCCTATCGCATCTGGAGTAGCATCAAGATCGACTCGAACCAAGAGATCATCATCTTTTGTTTCATCACTTTTTAAAACAGTCGCTCTAATATTTGAGTATCTTTCATCTAGCTTTATCCCAAGCGCTTCAAAGTCCATATTTACACGCTTGTCCGCACCTACAACTAGGTCTATATAGTTTTGTCCGTTTGGTAAAATTTTAGCATTACCAAGATTATCTTCAAGAGCTAAACGAAGCTTGGTTCCAGGAGCACGGTCTACACCAAAGACTATATTTGGCTGCTCATCGTTAGTAAGCGAAATATTGTACTCTTTTATAGTTTTGCTCTCATTATCAAAGTTATTTTTCTGAATAACTTTTTCATTATCTCCTGCCCTTAAGTATTTTGCGATATTTATAACTCCTCCATCTATCTGCGTAGCAAGCTTTACATCGTCAATATACTCTAAAATTCCAAAGTCAAATAATCTACCGCGGATACCATCAGTCGTCGTAGCCTCGCCAGGTGTTGTGATAGTCGCTCTAACCGGCGTAGAATGATCCATAGAAATAGGAACGTCTGGTATGCTAAATTTACCACCGGCTATTGGAAGCGGTGCCGAACCATCACTTGGTATAGCTGTTAATCCATCGTCGCTTATGGTATATTTGACAGTTGTTGTAATAGATGGTATGGTAGGAGTTGATATCGTGACGTTTATGCTGCTTCCTGGTTTTGTATTGTTAGGTAGGTAGATATCAAGATCGCTTTGAGTCGATGACGAGCCAGAAGGAGTTGTGATACTATCTATCAGTCCATCACCATCATTATCCCTTGCAAACTGCACCTTTATGCTATTATCTAGAGTTATCTTGTCTGTGACTGGGGCCGCTTTATTGCCAGCTTTGTCAGTAAATGTAGTTGTAAAATTTGTCGTAAGCCCATAAAGCCTTGTGGTAGTCTCTATAGTACCATTATTTACACTAATAGGCACACCATCATCTCTCGTGGCACTATATACACCAGATGCGTTTTGAGAAATTTTAATAGTGATTTTATCTGTTTTGCCATCACTTCCTGCGATATCTATCTCAAATTTATCACCATCTTTTGCATCGTTTGGAATTTTTATCTTTATCGGTGTCTTTACACCATCAGGGCTAAAGCCGCTCTCCTTACTGGTTAGAACACCATCTTTATCGTTATCTTTTGCAAACTGTATATGTGGGGATTTAATAGGTGCAACTGTATCGCTTGAAATTTCACTCACGCTTGAAGCTTTTAGGGTGCCAGTCGTGCCATCAATGATCGTCGTACTTAGCCTTTTTATGCTTGGATCGCTCGAGTTTGTTGGATCAGCAATTGTTATCTTGCCATTTTCTATAGGGATAATTTCTGTGCCACCATCAAGCGTAGCGGTAAGTCCGTCAGATGAGATGATATATGTCTTTGTTACGCTTGTTGGTGCGCTAGCTGGATCATCAACTTTTATACGGATTTTGTCACCAGCTGTAGCATTGTTTGGCACATAAATATCTATCATCAAGGCTGTACTACCACTTTTTGCGAGCTCGGCTAAATTTATCATGCCATCTTTATTCTCATCAAGTGTAAAAACAGCGATTGGGTCGTTATTGTTTGCTATGGCTATGGTTTCAGTTACACCTGGATTACCCGACTTACTTATCATTTGGATATTTACATTTGTTGGAGTTGAAGATGAAATTTTAACCGCATTTGCTACGTTAAAACCGACATTTCCACCACTTTCACTTGTAAGCGGATAGCTCTCACCGCTCTCTTTATCTACAAGCATATTACCAGATGTTTTAACCAGCACTTTTTCATGTAAAGTTCCGTCAGGATCAGTGGTAGTTAGTTTTATCTTGTCGCCTATTTTCATATTTGGTGATAAGATGACCTTTGCATCATCACTTGGTGTGCTAATTGCTGGATTAAAGCTATTTTCGCTTGCATCTATGACGCCATCTCGGTTTAAATCTTTACCCAAAACTACCTTTTTAAAAGCAAGAGTTGGAGTGATAGTATCAACACTTGTGGCTATATTTGCCACAGATGAATTAGTGCCATTTGCTAGAGTGATACTAGAATTTACACTAAATGTAGCATTTGGAGCGACAGTGACACTTGGAATGATAAATTCTTTTTGCTCTAGGTTTGTAGCATTTGACGAAATAGGTAAAATTTCACTTGGATTATTTATATTTATCACGCTTGTATCAGCTTGATCAACTTTATAAACAAGCATAGTCTTTACACCGTTATTTATGACTTCTAATGTCACTTTATCATTTGGCTTGAAGTCATTATTAAAAGCAACCGCTATACTTGTATGGTTTGGATCACCGCCTGCTTCTACAATATTTATATAGCCGTCGCCATCAATGTCTTTTAAAATTCTAACACTTGGTGCTGCAATAACTGGAACACTCTCTTTTTGCTCTACCGCTACTACCGCACCGCTAATAGACCTATGTGCCAATGCCGACTCTTTTAATATGACTGGCAGTACAACCGCACCACCATCAACACTAATAATATTTGAGATATGACCTTGTGTATCAAAATTTAAACCATTTATGCTTACAAAGCTACTACCGTGGTTTGAGCCATGAGAACTATGACTTGCGTTATGAGAGCTGTCGTCTTCGCCTTTGTTTTTTGTTTCTTCATTCTCAACAAGAAAATTTCTCTTATCTTCTTCTATCTGGGCTTCGCTGCCTTGCGTATTAAAATTTGCTTTTGATAGCTCTTTTGTGATGATAATAGTTTGGGGCTCAAGTAGCGTGATTGGCGAAGCGTGGTAGAAATTTATAACGATAGTGTCACCGCTACTTTGTGTGATGATCTCATCGCCTAAAAATATCTCATCCCCCTGTTTTAGTGCGATCAACTTTCCATTGCGTTTTACAAATACTTTTCCACTTATTTTTGCGACTATACCAACGTTTTGCATATTTAGTCCTTTAAATTTAATAATCAATCCATTTAAAATTTCACTCGATTATAGCTAAAAAATATTTTATATAAATAAAAGAATTTACATAATAAATTTTATTATTTTTGATCCATTTTTATATTAAAAATTTTTATAAAATGCCAAATTTGCTTTGTTTGTAATAGAAAAATAAATTTTAAGAATTTCCCACGCCAAAGGACGTGGGATAAATTTACGCTATCTTAGTAGCGTCGATGATGTTTAGATCAAGTCCTAGATCTTCGACAGATAGTCCAAGTGCAAGACCTACAAGCTGAGATAGGTGAATGATTGGCTTTCTCACGTTTGAGTGGTTTTCATTTTGATATCTCTCTTGGTAGATGTCAAGTTGCATTTGGCAAAGTGGGCATGGTGTGACAACTACGTCAGCGCCGTTTTCATCGGCGTTATTTACGATCTGGCTTGACATTTTTCTTACAGATGTGCCAGCTGGGTAGCTAGCGTGGAATCCGCAGCAGTCA includes:
- the htpG gene encoding molecular chaperone HtpG produces the protein MADKFEFQTEVNDLLNLMIHSLYSNKEIFLRELISNSNDALDKLNYLCLTNEKYKSLSYTPRIDIKVDDKAKTLTISDNGIGMDKDELIANLGTIARSGTKGFMKNLSGDAKKDSSLIGQFGVGFYSAFMVANKIEVISKRALSDKAYKWTSDAKSYEIEDAKKDSFGTDIILHLNDDEFANSWRIEEIVKKYSNHIPYPIFMDKQSYVAPKEGEKEGTYETKNEQINKANALWRLNKASLKEQDYNDFYKQISHDSSDPLLYIHTKAEGKIEYSTLFYAPSTEPFDLFRVDYQSGVKLYVKRVFITDDAKELLPPYLRFIKGIIDVEDLPLNVSREILQENAIMRSVKEQSVKKILSELAKLKDNDREKYIKFYKLFGKVLKEGLYGFNAEKEQILDLCLFKSSKRDGLISLKEYKEAMKEDQKSIYYISGNNENMLRNSPLLESFKKNDIEVLIMDEEIDTIVMPMVNEFDKTPLKSVSHADINDEIKSGEKVDESKVANTLVQMKEILKDEVKDVRLSSRLSSSAAVLIYDKNDPDYAMQEMLKQMGQGVNAPKVKPILEINADHEIFAKLEKNEAMVYDIAPLLLDMARLNEGMSLENPAKFSELLTKVMLKAI
- a CDS encoding lysophospholipid acyltransferase family protein encodes the protein MILSKIRALFFAIEFVISVVLVVFFMWLFNDKNRAIRKFWGRSQRFFGGYKLEVIGNFSDEANILLINHQSMLDIIVIEELHPKNVCWIAKAQIGKIPIIGKILSLPKMIAVERENKHSLIKLLSEAKDRVENGRVLAIFPEGTRSQTNKLLPFKGGAKLLVEKLNLKVQPIVIVGSDAMKVKEFSFKKADIKLFCLDLVDTSKDNWLETTRESMQKVLNENRK